The Mycolicibacterium duvalii DNA window CGTTGGCGAACGCCGTCATCGACAGGGCCCGGGCCAGGACGTGGGCCAGTGGCAGGAACACCAACAACCGCTCACCCTTGCGCAGCAGCGTGGGGAAACAGTCTGTCGCCCCGCGGGTCTCGTAGAGCAGGTTGGAATGCGTCAGCTGGCAGCCCTTGGGGCGGCCGGTGGTCCCGGAGGTGTAGATCAGGGTCGCCGGGTCGGCGCTCTTGATGGCGGCCAGCCGCTGATCGACCTCGGCGGGATCTACGGTGCTGCCCGCCTCCGCCAGCTCGTCGAGTGCCGTGGGCGCCGAGGATTCGATGATCGCGATCTTGCGCAGGGCAGGCAACTCGGACAGCAGCTGCTTGACCATCAGCGCGTGCGCCTCGATCTCGACGAACACCAGCACCGCCCCGGAATCTTCGAGCACCCAGCGCACCTGCTCGGGAGACGACGTTTCGTAGATGGGGACGGTCACCGCGCCGATCGACAGAATCGCGTAGTCGAGAATGACCCACTCGTAGCGCGTCGACGACAGCAGCGCGACCCGGTCGCCGGGCTGCACCCCCTCCGCGATCAGGCCCTGGGCGACGGCGCGGATCTGCTGCGCAGCCTGTCGGCAGGTGACGTCCTGCCAGGTGCCGTCGACCAGACGCTGGAAGACGACGTGGTCGGGATTCTGGCGCTCGTGGTCGTACACCGCGCTGGCGACGTTGTCGTGCTCTTCGACGGTGAAGGAAGCGGGAACGCTGAACTCGCGCACGGTGAGGCCCTCTCGTGATTCTCAGCCAGCCGAAACGGTGGTGCGTCGTCCACCCTAGTCGCCCCACACGAGGTCAGGACCCCGCATATGTGAAGCTTGTCAGCCATGAACAGCATCCAGATCGCCGACGAGACGTTCGTGGCGGCCGACCCGGCGACGGTCGGCGCGGCGGTCGCCGACCAGGCCTGCTGGCGGCGGTGGTGGCCCGACCTGCGGCTGACAGTGGCCGAGGACCGCGGCGAGCTGGGACACCGCTGGAAGGTCTCCGGCGCACTGACCGGAACCATGGAGGTGTGGCTGGAGAAGGTGCTCGACGGCGTCGTGTTGCACTACTTCCTGCATGCGGAGCCGTCCGGTGCCGCGGCCTGGCAGCTGGCCAAGATGAATCTGGCGAAGATGAACCACCGCCGCCGCGTCGCGGGCAAGGAGATGGCCTTCGAGGTCAAACGCACGCTGGAAGCGGGACGTCCGGTCGGGGTTTCCCGGCTGGCCTGACCGACGCGGGAACCCGACAGCGGGTGACAGAGTAGATTTCTGGCAGCGGCCAGACCGAGCGGACAGACCGGGGACAGCTGAAGTGGCGGACAAAACGGCGCAGACCATCTACATCGATGCCGATCCTTCGACGGTGATGGACGTCATCGCCGACATCGGGTCCTACCCGGACTGGGTCGCCGAGTACAAGGAAACCGAGGTCCTCGAGACCGACGACGAGGGCTACCCGAAGGTAGCCCGGCTGGTGCTGGACGCCGCAGTGCTCAAGGACACGATGGTATTGGCCTACCGGTGGCCCGCCGATCGTCAATCCGTGACGTGGTCGCTGGTGTCGAGCACGCTGTTGAAGGCGCTCGACGGCGCCTACCGGCTGGCGCCGAAGGGCTCCGGTACCGAGGTGACCTACGAACTTTCGGTCGACCTCATCATCCCGATGATCGGGCTGCTCAAACGCAAAGCCGAGCGCCGGTTGACCGACACCGCACTGAAGGACCTGAAGAAACGAGTCGAGGCTGACTGAGCGCGAGGAGTCCGCCCACGCGGCGCGGGGGGCAGCCCGAATCAGCCTGTTCGTCGGCAAGGGCGGGGTAGGAAAGTCGACACTGGCTACCGCTACGGCGGTGCGCGCCGCCGCCACGGGCATGCGGGTCCTGTTGGTGTCCACCGACCAGGCCCACTCGATCGGCGACGTGCTGGGCACGCCGGTCACCCCCACCGGGGACCGGACGCCCACCCGGGTGCTCGCCGACCTCGACACCGTCGATGCGGGTGGTGGGGTGCTCGAGGCGCTGGCGCTGGACACCCTCGCGCTGCTGGAGCGCCAATGGCGCGACAACGCGGGCCTGCTCTCGCGCCGGTTTCCTGATTCTGATGTCGGTGATCTTGCGCCAGAAGAACTTTCGGCGCTTCCCGGTGTGCAGGAGGTGCTGGGGCTGCACGAGGTGGGCGAACTCGCCGACTCCGGACTCTGGGACCTCGTGGTGGTCGACTGCGCGTCGACCGCGGACGCGATGCGCATGCTCACTCTGCCCGCCACCTTCGCCCTCTACGTCGAGCGGGCCTGGCCGCGGCATCGACGATTGGCCAGCGCCGATGACCCGCGCACCGCCGCAGTGGTGGGGCTGCTCGAACGCATCGCCGCAGGCACCGAGCGGCTCAGCACGCTCCTGGCCGACGAAGCGCGCGTCGACGCGCATCTGGTGATGACCGCGGAGAGGGTGGTCGCCGCCGAAGCGGTCCGGACGCTGGGTTCGCTGGCGCTGATGGGCGTCTCGGTCGCCGAAGTGATCGTGAATCAGATTCTGGTGCAGGATGATTCGTTCGAATACCGCAACCTGCCCGCACATCCGGCCTTCGACTGGTATTCCGAGCGCATCGCCGATCAGCAGGCCGTTCTCGACGACCTGGACCGGACGGTCGGCGACGTGGCCCTGGTCATGGTGCCACACCTGGCGGGGGAGCCGATCGGCGCCAAGGCGCTGGGCGAGCTGCTCGACGCCGCCCGCCGCAGAGACGGATCACCGCCGCCCGGACCGCTGCGGCCGGTGGTGGACCGGGAGTCCGGAGCCGGCCGTGAGGCCGTGTACCGGCTCCGGGTGCAGTTGCCTCAGGTCGATTCGTCGGCGCTGACGTTGGGTAGGGTCGATGATGACCTGATCATCGGCGTAGGCGCGATGCGGCGCCGCGTCCGCCTGGCGTCGGTGCTGCGGCGCTGCATCGTCATCGACGCGGCGCTGCGCGGCAGCGAGCTGACCGTGCGATTTCGACCGAATCCGGAGGTGTGGCCGGCGTGAGTGGCGCTGACTCCGACATCGGGGGCGCGGGGCGGCAACACCGCGACATCCCCCCGGAACTGCGGCAGCTCGCGCAGTCGATTCTGGATCGACTGGATCCCGCCATCCGGCTGGCCGCGGCACGTATGCAGGCCACCGGCGACAACCCCGGACGTTGCCAGCAGGTCTGGTGCCCGGTGTGTGCCCTGGCGGCCCTGGTCTCCGGCGAACAGCACCCGCTGCTCAGCGTCGTCGCCGAGCACAGCGTCGCACTGCTGACGCTGGTCAGGGCGCTGGTCGACACCATGGACGACGACCGTGGTCCGCAGCCACCCGACGGGGGACAGCCCGGACCCCCGCCGCGCCCCGAACCCGACGGCCCGCCGGGGCGCTATCAGCACATCCCGGTGATCGTCGAAGAGTGAACAGAATGTGGTCGCGGGCACATGCCGTGAGTACAGTTGGCGCAGAGCACCGCGGTCGCAACGGCGGCACCGCGGTCGGGCACAAAACGTCCGCGTCGTGAGGTCGGGGTGATCCGGAGGGTCCATGTGGTACTGGCTGTTCAAGTTCATCTTCATGGGGCCGCTGCTGACCCTGCTCGGTCGGCCGAAAGTCGAAGGACTCGAACACGTTCCGCAGTCCGGCGCGGTGATCTTGGCCAGCAACCACCTGGCGGTCGCCGACAGCTTCTACCTCCCGCTGGTGGTCAGCAGGCGGATCACCTTCCTGGCCAAGGCGGAGTACTTCACCGGTACGGGCGTCAAGGGCTGGTTCACCCGCTGGTTCTACACCGTCGCCGGGCAGGTGCCGATCGACCGCACTGACGCCGACAGTGCCCAGGCGGCGCTGACCACCGCGTCGCGGATCCTCGACGAGGGCAAGCTGCTCGGAATGTACCCGGAGGGCACCCGATCGCCCGATGGCAGGTTGTACAAGGGCAAGACCGGGCTGGCCCGACTCGCACTGCAGACCCAGGTCCCGGTGATTCCGGTCGCGATGATCGGAACCGACGTCGTCAACCCTCCTGGCTCCAAGATGTGGCGGTTCGGCCGGGTGACGGTCAAGTTCGGGGCGCCGATGGACTTCAGCCGATTCGACGGGCTGGCCGGTAACCGTTTCATCGAGCGGGCGGTGATCGACGAGGTGATGTACGAGTTGATGCAGCTGTCCGGTCAGGAGTACGTCGACCTCTACGCGGCAGACATCAAAGAGGGAAAAGCGGAGGCGGCCATCAAGCCGCCGACCCGGCTTCCTGAGTCCGCGGCCGGCTGACCGGCGCCTAGATCGGGTCAGCTCGCCGCGGATACCGGTGCGCCGGTCCGCGTCTGAGCGGTGTGGCGGGTCGCGTTGACGGTCACGGTGGCGGCGACGGCGATCACCGCCAGCGCCCACCACAGGTAGGACGCACCGGCCAACTGTCGCCACAACATCGCGGTGGTCTCGCGGTTGGCGGGCAACAGTGTGATCGGCGACCAGATCATCAACGCCAGACCCGCGACCGACACCACGCCGAGGGCGGCGTGGCGCAGGCGTAGGGCGAGCACGCCGGTCACGAGCACCGTCGGCAGCGCCCACACCCAGTGATGCGACCACGACACCGGCGAGACGACCAGACCGAACATCGCGACGCAGATCAGCGCCAGGACCGACTGCTCAGCGCGCAGCGCCCGGCGGGCAGCCCAGACGGTCAGCCCCAGCACCGCGAAGCACGCCACCGTCCACAGCGCGAAGCGCGGCCCTTCGGCCAGCCCGAGCCGGGCGAGCACCCCGGCGATGTTCTGATTGGTGTTGAGCGTGGCGGTACCGATCCGGTCGGTGTTGCTCACCGTTTCGGTCCAGTACTCCCACGAGTCGCGCCAGGAGAGCGCGAACCCTGCCAGGGTGGCGACGACCCCGGAAGCCGCGGTGACCAGCAGCGCGCGAACGTCGCGGCGCAGCAGGAAGTACAGCAGGAAGACCGCGGGCGTGAGTTTGAGGGCGATGGCCAGGCCCAACAGCATGCCCCGCGGCCAGGGGGTGCGGCGGGGCACGCAGTCGGCGATCACCAGCGTCATGAGCACCACATTGATCTGGCCGAAGTCGAAGTTGGCCTTGATGGGCTCGAGGAACAGCACCGCGGGCGCGACGACGGCCGCCGACAGCCAGATCCGCCGCACCCAGGCGGGCTCCCCGGTGACAGTTGTGGTGGGCCAGACATCGAGGCGGGTCAGCACGATGGCGGTGGAGACCAGCAGCAGCACGAACGTCGTCACCGTGATGGCGGCGCTGGCGGCTTCCAGCGACAGCATGGCGAACGGTGCGAACAGCACCGCAGCCAGCGGCGGATACGTGAACGGCAGATCGATGCCGCCGCGGGTGTGGAAGATCGCCCCATCGGCGTAGAGGGGACGGCCGTCGAGCCAGGCCTGGCCGCCCATCCGGTACACGTCGATGTCGATCCGGTACGGAATCCGCCCCAGCAACCGCCAACCCGCCCATATCAGCGCTGCCGCGGTCAGCACCTGGAACACCCGCCAGGCGAGCTTCGGCCCCCACCCCGCCCCGCCGGGCGACCGCAACATCCTCATCTCGCGCTCCAGACTATCGGGGCGCCCCGGCGCGTCGGCGGGTATCCCGGCCCCGACACGCGCTGGTCGGCGTAAGTTTTGCGGGTGCACCCCACCCTGGCAGCCACCTCCAGCCTCCCGATGGGTATCCCGTACACGCGGCTGCCGCTGGTCTGCTGCCTCTTCGCGTTCATCGTGACGTTCTTCGTCACCCGCACGATCGTGCGATACATCCGCCGGCATGCCGACAGCGACGCCCCGCGCAAATGGTGGCAGCCGCGCAACATCTCCGGCGGATCGGGCCTGCACATCCACCATGTGGTGATCGGTGTGGTTCTGGTCATGGTCTCCGGGGTGACGATGGTGACGTTGGCGGTCGACGGGGGTGTACCCGAGTTCACGGCGGCGTCAATCTTTTTCGGGATCGGCGCGGCGTTGGTGCTCGACGAGTTCGCGCTCATCCTGCATCTGTCCGATGTCTACTGGGCCGAAGACGGCCGCACGTCGGTCGACGCCGTGTTCGTGGCGGTGGCGGTGGCCGGCCTGTTGGTGATGGGCTTCAACCCGCTGTCGTTCTTCGACGTCGATATCTGGCAGAACGACCAATCCTGGGAGGCGCGCACCGCAGTGGTCGCCGCCGCGCTGGTGACGTTGCTGTTGGCGGTGATCGTGCTGCTGAAGGGCAAGGTCTGGACGGGGCTGGTCGGCATGTTCATCACGCCGTTGCTGGTGGTCGGTGCGGTCCGGCTGTCGCGTCCGCACGCCCCGTGGGCGCGCTGGCGCTACACCAAACGCCCCCGCAAGATGCACCGGGCCCTGGAACGGGAGCGCTGGCTGCGCCGTCCGGTGATCCAAGCCAAACTATGGCTGCAGGACGCCATCGCCGGGATGCCGAAGTTTCCCGACGACGCGCTGGTCGACCAGGAACTCGACCGCGAGATCCATGCCGCACCCGCTCCCGGCGGGCGCACGCCCGCCACACAGGAAGCCGGATAGGTTTTGCGCTACTTCTACGACACGGAGTTCATCGACAACGGTCGCACCATCGAGTTGATCTCCATCGGTGTCGCGGCCGAGGACGGACGCGAGTACTACGCGATCTCCACCGAGTTCGATCCGGACCGGGCGGGACGGTGGGTGCGCAAACACGTCCTGCCGAAGCTGCCGTCCCCGGCGTCGCCGCTGTGGCGGTCACGGCGCCAGATCCGGTCCGAACTCGAGGACTTCTTCGGGGTCGACGGTGACGAGCCGATCGAGTTGTGGGCCTGGGTGGGTGCTTATGACCACGTGGTGCTGTGCCAGTTGTGGGGGCCGATGACCGACCTGCCGCCGGCGATCCCACGGTTCACCCGCGAGTTGCGGCAGTTCTGGGAGGACTGCGGCTCGCCACGGATGCCGCCGCGGCCGCGGGACGCCCACGACGCACTCGTCGACGCCAAGCACAACCTGCTGCGATACCAGCTGATCACCGGTCGGCATGACCCTCAACTGCGGTTTTGACCCGCAGTTACCATTGACGGGTGAACTGGACCGTCGACGTACCCATCGACCAGTTGCCTGCTCTTCCGCCGCTGCCGGAGGATCTGCGCCATCGGCTGGACGCTGCGCTGGCCAAACCCGCGGTGCAGCAGCCGAGCTGGGACGCCGGTCAGGCGGCGGCGATGCGCACGGTGCTCGAGAGCGTGCCGCCGGTGACGGTGCCGTCGGAGATCGAGCGGCTCAAGTCGCAGCTGGCCGCCGTGGCCCGGGGAGAGGCGTTCCTGTTGCAGGGCGGCGACTGCGCGGAGACGTTCGTCGACAACACCGAACCGCATATTCGCGCCAATATCCGCACCCTGCTGCAGATGGCCGTCGTGCTCACCTACGGCGCGAGCATGCCGGTGGTCAAGGTCGCCCGGATCGCCGGGCAGTATGCCAAGCCGCGGTCCAGTGACATCGACGCGCTGGGCCTGAAGTCCTACCGCGGCGACATGATCAACGGCTTCGCCCCGGACGCCGCGGTCCGCCAGCACGACCCCTCGCGGCTGGTGCGGGCCTACGCCAACGCCAGCGCGGCGATGAACCTGGTGCGTGCGCTGACCTCGTCGGGGCTGGCCTCGCTGCACCTGGTGCACGACTGGAACCGGGAGTTCGTGCGGACCTCCCCGGCGGGTGCGCGGTACGAAGCGCTGGCCGGCGAGATCGACCGGGCCCTGAACTTCATGAGCGCCTGCGGGGTCAACGACCGCAACCTAGACACCGCCGAGATCTATGCCAGCCACGAAGCGCTGGTGCTCGACTACGAGCGTGCGATGCTCCGGCTCGCCGAGAAGGATCCGGCTGCTGACGACGTCCCGGCGAAGCTCTACGACCTCTCCGCGCACTACGTGTGGATCGGTGAGCGCACCCGTCAACTCGATGGCGCCCACATCGCGTTCGCCGAGGTGATCGCCAACCCGATCGGGGTGAAGATCGGGCCGACCACCTCGCCGGAGCTGGCCGTGGAGTATGTCGAGCGGCTCGACCCGAACAACGTGCCGGGCCGTTTGACCCTGGTCAGCAGGATGGGCAACAACAAGGTGCGCGACGTGCTGCCGCCGATCATCGAGAAGGTGGAAGCTTCCGGGCACCAGGTGATCTGGCAGTGCGACCCGATGCACGGCAACACCCACGAGTCCTCCACCGGCTACAAGACGCGGCACTTCGACCGCATCGTCGACGAGGTGCAGGGCTTCTTCGAGGTGCACCATGCGCTGGGCACCCACCCCGGCGGTATCCACGTCGAGATCACCGGAGAGAACGTCACCGAGTGTCTCGGTGGCGCGCAGGACATTTCGGATACCGACCTGGCGGGCCGCTACGAGACGGCCTGCGATCCGCGGTTGAATACCCAGCAGTCGTTGGAACTCGCGTTCCTGGTCGCGGAGATGCTCCGCGGTTAGGCAGGGGCGGAGATGCTCCGCGGTTAGGCAGGGGCGGAGATGCTCCGCGGTCAGAGCAGATTGGGCAGGTTCGTGCCGAGCGTCCACGCGGCGGCGGCCGCCAGGCCCGCCAGCGTGAGCACCGCGATGACCCAGAACAGCAGCACGCGTTTGGCGCGCTGTCGCGCCCAGTAGAACTCCGAGAGTTCGATGCCGGCGAATTGTCCGGTCAGCGGCTGATATTCGGGCTCGTCGGCGAACTCCTGCGGCGGTAGTTCGGCCCGGCTGAAGACGCGGGTGTGACGGGTGGCCGGCGGGTCACCGCCGTGGTCGGGAGCACCGGTGCTGCCGGCGGCGGGAATGTCGGTGGTGGTATCGGAGCGGTGCAACGCGGAGTTTCGCGGCGCCGGCACGCGGAACGTGGGCAGCGCGAGCTCTCGTGCGATCACCTCGAGCTGCTCGGCCATCTCGGCTGCGTCGGCGAACCGGCCTTGCGGGTCGCGCGACGTTGCGCACGCCACGATGTCGTCGAACTGCCTTGGCACGCCGGTGATCACAGTGCTGGGCGGGACGACGTCTTGCTCGAGTCGCTGGTAGGCGACTGCGAGCGGAGTGTCCCCGGGGAACGGGGTACGACCGGTCAGCAACTCGAAGATCAGGACACCGACGGCGTAGACATCACCGCGCGCATCGGTCTCTCCGGTGGCGACCTGTTCGGGCGCCAGGTACGCCGCGGTGCCCAGGATCACGCTCGTCGAGGTGATCTTCGCCTCCGCCAACGCACGCACCAGGCCGAAGTCGGCGATCTTGACGTCACCGTCGTCACTGATCAACACGTTCTCCGGTTTGATGTCCCGGTGCACCAGTCCGGCGCGGTGGGCAACGGCCAGACCGCCGAGCACCGGACGCAGCACCGCGGCGACCGCGTGCGGCGGCATGGGACCGCGTTCGCGCAACAACTCCCGAAGCGTGCCGCCCTCGACCAGTTCCATCACCAGGAACGGGTGCCGGCCGTCGATGCCCTGGTCGTACACCGAGACCAGGCCGGGGTGTTTGAGTCGCGCGACGGCCCGGGCCTCGCGCTGGAATCGGGTCAGGAAGTGGTCGTCGGCGGCGTACCGGGAATCCATGATCTTGACCGCCACCGGGCGGTCGAGGCGCAGGTCCAGGCCGCGGTACACCCCGGACATCCCACCGGTCGCGATGAGCCCGTCGACCCGGTACCGACCGTCCAGCACGTGCCCGGTCAGGGCGTCGGCGGGCTGGTAGGTCTCCACCGCTCATATGGTACGAGCCGGCGCGGCTCGAACCCGGCAGGCGGTCGCGACAAGGGGGCGGCGCGCGGGTGCCTGTGGTCCTAGACTCTGTGCGATGAGCAGCATTCCGACTGCCGACGACGTGCTGGATCCCGACGAGGCCGTCTATCAACTATCCGAGGTGGCCCGTCTCCTGGGCATCCCGCTGTCGAAGGTGCACCAGCATCTGCGCGAGGGCCATCTGGTCGCGGTGCGACGCGGCAAAGACGTTGTGGTTCCGCAGATCTTCTTCGACGACAGCGGTCAGGTGGTCAAGAGCCTGACCGGGTTGCTGGTGGTGCTGCACGACGGTGGTTACCACGAGACCGAGATCGTGCGCTGGCTGTTCACCCCGGATCCGTCCCTGACGATCAGGCGCGACGGGTCGACCGAACAGGTGGCCAACGCCCGGCCGGTCGATGCGCTGCACTCGCATCAGGCTCGTGAGGTGGTTCGGCGCGCGCAGGCTATGGCCTATTGACGGCTCGGCCGTCGTGGCCTATTGACGGCTCGCCGTCGTGGCCTATTGAGGGCCCGGCCGTCGTACCGGACCAGCGAATACCAGGCGACCACGGCACACGCGAGGGCGAACAGCACATGACCCCACGAGTACATGCTGTGCGCACCGTCGGGTCGCCAGATCACGGTGATCCAGGTCGAGAACCCGGCGATCAGCGCGATCGAACGGGTTGACTGGGCCAGCGCCGCCGCCACGGCCAGCGGCCACGTGTAGTACCAGGGCAGCGCGGCGGGTACGAACAGCACGACCACGACCATCAGCAGCGCGATGCCCATCAGAGCGTCGCGGTCGGTGTGGCGGTAGCGCCACCACAACAGCGGGGCCGACACCGCGATGATCGCGATGCCGATGATGCGGTTGACCTCCAGCACGGCGTAGAAGTTGACCGGCACCACCAGCCCGCCGATGGCGTTGATCAGGTTCGCGGCCGCGGTCGGCACGGTCAGCCAGTTGATGATCTTCACCGAACCCGCCAGCGCGGTCAGCCAGCCCAGCCCGACCCCGGCGGCCAACGACAACACCGCGAACACCGCCACGAAGATCAGCGACGACGCCGCGGTCGCCGCGGCGAAGGCCCGGCCCGGCGGGTAGCCGCGACGCTCCCGCAGTCCGCGCGCCCATACCCACACCATGAACGGCAGCGCGAGGCCGGCGGTGGCTTTCACCGCCACGGCGACAGCGATCAACGCAGCGCCGCCGGCGTATCGACCGCTGAACGTCAGTGCGATGCCGGCCATCATCAGGCCGACCATCAGCATCTCGTTGTGCACGCCGCCCATCAGGTGAATGATCACCAGCGGGTTGAGAACGCAGATCCACAGCGCGGCCGCACCGTTGGCGCCGACATGGCGGGCGACCCGCGGCGCCGCCCAGATCAGCAGGGCCAGTCCCGGCAGCATGCACAGACGCAACACCATGGTGCCCGCAACGACGTTGTCGCCGACGATCATGGTGACGAACTTGGCCACCAGGATGAACGCCGGACCGTACGGGGCGGTCGTGGTGGTCCAGATCGGGCTGACATCGTCGAGCAGCGGGTTCGGGTTCTCGACCGGACCGACGACGTAGGGGTCGAAGCCGTCCCGCAGCAGTGCGCCCTGGGCCAGGTAGGAGTAGGTGTCTCGGCTGAACACCGGAACGCTGAGCAGCAACGGCAACAGCCAGAACCCGGTGGTGGCGACCATCGTGTACTCGGTGGCGGTACGGTCGATCACCCGGCGGCCCAACCACAGCCAGGCGATCAGCATCAGGGCCACGCCGCCCCAGAGCAGCACTGACGACAGCACCAGGCCGTGCCCGAAGCGCAGCCAGGACATGTGCATGGACTCCAGCAGCGGGTCGTGCAATCGGGTGCTGCCGGCCCCCACGCCGCCCGCGGTGATCATCGCCGCGCCGAGTGCCCCCAGCAGCGCCGGACGGGCAGACGGTGACTGGGCGAACGCGGT harbors:
- a CDS encoding glycosyltransferase 87 family protein, whose translation is MRMLRSPGGAGWGPKLAWRVFQVLTAAALIWAGWRLLGRIPYRIDIDVYRMGGQAWLDGRPLYADGAIFHTRGGIDLPFTYPPLAAVLFAPFAMLSLEAASAAITVTTFVLLLVSTAIVLTRLDVWPTTTVTGEPAWVRRIWLSAAVVAPAVLFLEPIKANFDFGQINVVLMTLVIADCVPRRTPWPRGMLLGLAIALKLTPAVFLLYFLLRRDVRALLVTAASGVVATLAGFALSWRDSWEYWTETVSNTDRIGTATLNTNQNIAGVLARLGLAEGPRFALWTVACFAVLGLTVWAARRALRAEQSVLALICVAMFGLVVSPVSWSHHWVWALPTVLVTGVLALRLRHAALGVVSVAGLALMIWSPITLLPANRETTAMLWRQLAGASYLWWALAVIAVAATVTVNATRHTAQTRTGAPVSAAS
- a CDS encoding alpha-(1->6)-mannopyranosyltransferase A; the encoded protein is MTTPAPTEASRTSLPERVSDQARRVTAFAQSPSARPALLGALGAAMITAGGVGAGSTRLHDPLLESMHMSWLRFGHGLVLSSVLLWGGVALMLIAWLWLGRRVIDRTATEYTMVATTGFWLLPLLLSVPVFSRDTYSYLAQGALLRDGFDPYVVGPVENPNPLLDDVSPIWTTTTAPYGPAFILVAKFVTMIVGDNVVAGTMVLRLCMLPGLALLIWAAPRVARHVGANGAAALWICVLNPLVIIHLMGGVHNEMLMVGLMMAGIALTFSGRYAGGAALIAVAVAVKATAGLALPFMVWVWARGLRERRGYPPGRAFAAATAASSLIFVAVFAVLSLAAGVGLGWLTALAGSVKIINWLTVPTAAANLINAIGGLVVPVNFYAVLEVNRIIGIAIIAVSAPLLWWRYRHTDRDALMGIALLMVVVVLFVPAALPWYYTWPLAVAAALAQSTRSIALIAGFSTWITVIWRPDGAHSMYSWGHVLFALACAVVAWYSLVRYDGRALNRPRRRAVNRPRRPSRQ
- a CDS encoding ArsA family ATPase, which gives rise to MTEREESAHAARGAARISLFVGKGGVGKSTLATATAVRAAATGMRVLLVSTDQAHSIGDVLGTPVTPTGDRTPTRVLADLDTVDAGGGVLEALALDTLALLERQWRDNAGLLSRRFPDSDVGDLAPEELSALPGVQEVLGLHEVGELADSGLWDLVVVDCASTADAMRMLTLPATFALYVERAWPRHRRLASADDPRTAAVVGLLERIAAGTERLSTLLADEARVDAHLVMTAERVVAAEAVRTLGSLALMGVSVAEVIVNQILVQDDSFEYRNLPAHPAFDWYSERIADQQAVLDDLDRTVGDVALVMVPHLAGEPIGAKALGELLDAARRRDGSPPPGPLRPVVDRESGAGREAVYRLRVQLPQVDSSALTLGRVDDDLIIGVGAMRRRVRLASVLRRCIVIDAALRGSELTVRFRPNPEVWPA
- a CDS encoding protein kinase domain-containing protein — encoded protein: METYQPADALTGHVLDGRYRVDGLIATGGMSGVYRGLDLRLDRPVAVKIMDSRYAADDHFLTRFQREARAVARLKHPGLVSVYDQGIDGRHPFLVMELVEGGTLRELLRERGPMPPHAVAAVLRPVLGGLAVAHRAGLVHRDIKPENVLISDDGDVKIADFGLVRALAEAKITSTSVILGTAAYLAPEQVATGETDARGDVYAVGVLIFELLTGRTPFPGDTPLAVAYQRLEQDVVPPSTVITGVPRQFDDIVACATSRDPQGRFADAAEMAEQLEVIARELALPTFRVPAPRNSALHRSDTTTDIPAAGSTGAPDHGGDPPATRHTRVFSRAELPPQEFADEPEYQPLTGQFAGIELSEFYWARQRAKRVLLFWVIAVLTLAGLAAAAAWTLGTNLPNLL
- a CDS encoding Rv2175c family DNA-binding protein, which codes for MSSIPTADDVLDPDEAVYQLSEVARLLGIPLSKVHQHLREGHLVAVRRGKDVVVPQIFFDDSGQVVKSLTGLLVVLHDGGYHETEIVRWLFTPDPSLTIRRDGSTEQVANARPVDALHSHQAREVVRRAQAMAY
- a CDS encoding SRPBCC family protein translates to MADKTAQTIYIDADPSTVMDVIADIGSYPDWVAEYKETEVLETDDEGYPKVARLVLDAAVLKDTMVLAYRWPADRQSVTWSLVSSTLLKALDGAYRLAPKGSGTEVTYELSVDLIIPMIGLLKRKAERRLTDTALKDLKKRVEAD
- a CDS encoding lysophospholipid acyltransferase family protein; protein product: MWYWLFKFIFMGPLLTLLGRPKVEGLEHVPQSGAVILASNHLAVADSFYLPLVVSRRITFLAKAEYFTGTGVKGWFTRWFYTVAGQVPIDRTDADSAQAALTTASRILDEGKLLGMYPEGTRSPDGRLYKGKTGLARLALQTQVPVIPVAMIGTDVVNPPGSKMWRFGRVTVKFGAPMDFSRFDGLAGNRFIERAVIDEVMYELMQLSGQEYVDLYAADIKEGKAEAAIKPPTRLPESAAG
- a CDS encoding polyketide cyclase / dehydrase and lipid transport, which produces MNSIQIADETFVAADPATVGAAVADQACWRRWWPDLRLTVAEDRGELGHRWKVSGALTGTMEVWLEKVLDGVVLHYFLHAEPSGAAAWQLAKMNLAKMNHRRRVAGKEMAFEVKRTLEAGRPVGVSRLA
- a CDS encoding polyadenylate-specific 3'-exoribonuclease AS, with translation MRYFYDTEFIDNGRTIELISIGVAAEDGREYYAISTEFDPDRAGRWVRKHVLPKLPSPASPLWRSRRQIRSELEDFFGVDGDEPIELWAWVGAYDHVVLCQLWGPMTDLPPAIPRFTRELRQFWEDCGSPRMPPRPRDAHDALVDAKHNLLRYQLITGRHDPQLRF
- a CDS encoding class II 3-deoxy-7-phosphoheptulonate synthase, which encodes MNWTVDVPIDQLPALPPLPEDLRHRLDAALAKPAVQQPSWDAGQAAAMRTVLESVPPVTVPSEIERLKSQLAAVARGEAFLLQGGDCAETFVDNTEPHIRANIRTLLQMAVVLTYGASMPVVKVARIAGQYAKPRSSDIDALGLKSYRGDMINGFAPDAAVRQHDPSRLVRAYANASAAMNLVRALTSSGLASLHLVHDWNREFVRTSPAGARYEALAGEIDRALNFMSACGVNDRNLDTAEIYASHEALVLDYERAMLRLAEKDPAADDVPAKLYDLSAHYVWIGERTRQLDGAHIAFAEVIANPIGVKIGPTTSPELAVEYVERLDPNNVPGRLTLVSRMGNNKVRDVLPPIIEKVEASGHQVIWQCDPMHGNTHESSTGYKTRHFDRIVDEVQGFFEVHHALGTHPGGIHVEITGENVTECLGGAQDISDTDLAGRYETACDPRLNTQQSLELAFLVAEMLRG